Proteins encoded together in one Myxocyprinus asiaticus isolate MX2 ecotype Aquarium Trade chromosome 9, UBuf_Myxa_2, whole genome shotgun sequence window:
- the tmem198b gene encoding transmembrane protein 198-B, which yields MTSTLQTLAFKLAPPSRESRPEQFDSCNNGGERRYEVVPSVVCSMCCLFGIIYCFFGYRCFKAVLFLTGLMFGSVIIFLLCYKERVLDTQLSVEASVGIGLGIGTLCGLVTMLVRSVGLFMVGLLLGLLVGIGTLIGMEELLSNPPRSVWLPLGVLLGLGMLFAVLTLQWQRCFTTLSTAVFGAAVIVVATDYFVELFALMRYIYERVKTGPREHVCWTTWVVLGAWPALALLGVLVQWRVTAEGYSHTKVMISRQQRRVQLMRIHQKEERRECSRKKKRKQPQHSHTHSAKPLHPEPAYRRKPNPIRRFDGDVLSPSYIQSFRERHVDGRAYPVGGLMMGHTSVDMDYDCGSTVPLTSGAGPHVRV from the exons ATGACGTCTACCCTGCAGACTCTAGCCTTTAAGCTGGCCCCACCTTCCAGAGAATCTAGACCAGAGCAATTTGATTCCTGCAACAATGGAGGGGAGCGTCGTTATGAGGTGGTCCCTTCAGTGGTCTGTTCTATGTGTTGTCTCTTTGGAATCATCTATTGCTTCTTTG GTTACCGTTGTTTTAAGGCTGTACTCTTCCTCACGGGTCTGATGTTTGGTTCCGTTATCATCTTCCTGCTCTGTTACAAGGAGCGTGTATTAGACACACAGCTGAGCGTAGAGGCCAGTGTGGGCATCGGCCTGGGCATCGGGACCCTCTGTGGCTTGGTGACTATGTTGGTACGCAGCGTGGGGCTCTTCATGGTGGGGCTGCTTCTGGGCCTGCTGGTGGGCATTGGGACCCTGATAGGCATGGAGGAGCTGTTGTCCAACCCCCCGCGTTCGGTGTGGCTGCCCCTGGGCGTGCTGCTAGGGCTGGGCATGCTGTTTGCCGTCCTCACCCTGCAGTGGCAGAGATGCTTCACCACACTCTCCACGGCCGTGTTTGGGGCCGCCGTGATTGTCGTGGCCACAGATTATTTCGTGGAGCTCTTCGCGCTGATGAGGTACATTTACGAGCGAGTTAAAACGGGCCCCCGGGAGCATGTGTGCTGGACTACGTGGGTGGTCTTGGGAGCCTGGCCTGCTCTTGCCCTGCTGGGTGTGCTGGTGCAGTGGAGAGTAACGGCAGAGGGATACTCCCACACGAAGG TGATGATAAGTCGTCAGCAGCGACGAGTGCAGCTCATGCGCATTCATCAgaaggaggagaggagagagtgcaGCAGGAAGAAAAAGCGAAAGCAGCCACagcactcacacacgcactctgCCAAACCCCTGCATCCAGAACCCGCCTACCGCAGGAAACCCAACCCTATACGCCGCTTTGATGGAGATGTGCTTTCTCCT AGCTACATCCAGAGTTTTCGGGAAAGGCATGTGGATGGGCGTGCTTATCCAGTGGGTGGGCTAATGATGGGTCACACAAGTGTGGATATGGACTATGACTGTGGGTCTACTGTGCCCCTCACATCTGGGGCCGGACCGCATGTTCGGGTCTGA